One window from the genome of Kaistella carnis encodes:
- a CDS encoding DUF3575 domain-containing protein — MKKLIFAFAILFSVLHSAQSQDSVSAKKIYVKANALFLPIGILNAGVEYQLKDKITLQGDLFISPWKSFAGKYMQIYMLGFDARYYFKEAFKHWYVGANISGARYIAQKWNYWSDEPYQYTSESPIYIKSDLYQDGFSFMLGATVGYQFQLNDRWNMDLYLGGGTSQGFYKGYHKELGIRYDDASRKRNRSGEWIPYRGGIMIGYKL, encoded by the coding sequence TTGAAAAAACTCATCTTTGCATTTGCCATTCTATTTTCAGTTTTGCACAGTGCCCAAAGCCAAGATTCTGTTTCGGCTAAAAAAATATATGTCAAAGCCAATGCGCTTTTTCTGCCCATCGGCATCTTAAATGCGGGTGTAGAATATCAGCTAAAAGATAAAATCACTCTGCAAGGTGATTTATTTATCTCTCCCTGGAAATCGTTTGCAGGAAAATACATGCAGATCTACATGCTTGGTTTCGACGCACGATATTATTTCAAAGAGGCATTTAAACATTGGTATGTAGGCGCTAATATTTCTGGAGCCCGATACATCGCGCAAAAATGGAATTACTGGAGTGACGAGCCTTATCAGTATACATCCGAATCGCCAATTTATATTAAATCGGATCTCTACCAAGACGGCTTTTCTTTTATGTTAGGCGCAACTGTAGGTTATCAATTTCAGTTAAATGACCGCTGGAATATGGATTTATATTTAGGCGGGGGAACCTCCCAGGGATTTTACAAAGGATATCACAAAGAATTGGGAATTCGATATGATGATGCTTCACGTAAAAGGAACAGAAGTGGCGAATGGATTCCCTATCGGGGCGGAATAATGATCGGCTATAAATTATAA